gaataaagaaagaaaaaaaaacaggcagtaTGTTCGTCAGTTGCAATCATTTGTCTGACAATTAATCATCTCAAAAAATTCTAATCATGACAGCCCTAGTCCTCAGATGACGACCCTCGTACAGTCTGTACAGGTATAGACTGTACACcacagagcagctgtagagtcactatagagcagctgtagagccactatagagcagctgtagagccactatagagcagctgtagagtcactatagagcagctgtagagtcactatagagcagctgtagagtcactatagagcagctgtagagtcactatagagcagctgtagagtcactatagaggagctgtagagtcactatagagcagctgtagagtcactatagagcagctgtagagtcactatagcagctgtagagtcactatagaggctgtagagtcactatagagcagctgtagagtcactatagagcagctgtagagtcactatagagcagctgtagagtcactatagaggagctgtagagtcctatagagcagctgtagagtcactatagagcagctgtagagtcctatagagcagctgtagagtcactacagaggactgtagagccactatagagctgtaagccactatagaggagctgtagagtcactatagagctgtagatcctatagagcagctgtagagtcactatagagcagctgtagagtcactatagagcagctgtagagtcactatagagcagctgtagagtgtACAGTAGGTCGTTGGCTGACTGATACCGAATCATCAGAGTCCTCTTTCTCAGCTGGGACATGTCCTCTGGGTCCTGACAGGCTGCTGATGGTAAAGTGATCCGTCCCCTCAACATAAACCACTACGCCACGAAGAAGAGCGCCGCCCAGAGCATGCTGGACGTGGCGCTGCTGATGGCCAACTCGTCCCAGCTGAAGACCGTCCTGTACGTGGGGCCGCGCTACCGCTTCTACATCCCGCTCATCGTGCTGCTGTCCCTGTCCATCTGCCTGCAGGTGGcggtggggctgctgctggtcttcATCGTGAGCAACACTCACGCTTCAGCACGTCTCAGAGGGCTTCATGTTCGGCAACAGCCTTCAGGACTATCCCTCGTCCGCTCATTTTCAGGTTCCAAAcatcaaaaactgaaaatcagaTTATTCCAACAATAATTCAGGTCACGCGTTTAAAGATTCCACCGGGGCTACGAGGTTCCAATTCAAAGAAGTTTATTGACAAAGTGTAGCAAAAAGGAAAGTGAGCTAAAGTCGCTCACCTGTTGGTCACACACAAAAACGGCCAATCAAAGAAAGGAAGGGGACGAGGACAGGGCTGGGGCTTACCATGCCGGATGACCAAAAGGAAATGGGGGGGGGTCCTCAAATTAATCACCctgacctgcacacacacactcacacctcacacacacacacatacacaaaatgaaataaagccaCTGCACTCCGCCCACAACACCTGgcaacaaaggaaaacacattaATATAGTGAAACTCCACTATGTTGTggacaaaaccaaacatttctGTCTCTCAAACGAATGAGAGAAGTTAACAGTTTAATACATCACCAATCAGCTGAATGAACGCAGCCGAACCCAGAtcaaaaagaagaggaaacagatAAAACCTCCTGAACAGGCCTTAAAgtgaaatcatgaaaacatAACAGAGTAAAGGTTGTGTGTGGGTCACCAGGAGATGGGGCACACAAACACCCCCAACACGGCCTGTGACACCAGAGAGTGTGCACACACAGGACCGCCACGccaacacacacttctgcacGATCAAAGCTGCCACGCGAGCCACAGCCACCATGAGAGTGAGCGAGTTCGGAAGAAACAGTGCATTCCGTCGCCACCTGTTTATAGGAACCGGGGCGATCCCCGGCCACCACAGCACCTGCACTGCAGCACTCATAGTGGCCAGGAGGGCAACAGCCTCCGGCcacacatccatccatgttCAACCACTTACCCGGACCGGGTCATGGAAGCAGCAGTCTAAGTAGGGAtatccagacctcctgtccccagactcttcccagctcttcctggaggatcccgaggcgttcccaggccaaaCCAGAGACATAGTCCTTCCattccagcgtgtcctgggtcttccccagggACTCCTcgtggtgggacatgcccagaacatcTCCTCAGGGAGGAGTCCAGGAATCATCCAGTACAGAGGCCCGGTCCACCTCAGCGCTCCTCTGGATGAGGAtagtggctctactccgagctcctccctggtgacggagctcctccccctatcTCTAAAGCCTCATTCCACAGCAACTCTTTAGGTGGTCCTGAATGGTACGGGCTGGTCCTGAATGGTGCGGGTTGGTCCAGAGTATGTCCAGTATGTCCAGAGTGACGGTTGTTACTACCAttcagcagacagcagtgtTGGAGCTGTGAAACCTGTACTGGAGCACCTGAGGCCTCAACAGAGGACTACTGAGAAGTGGTCCGGGTTTAGGTTCTGTCTCCAACTGTACTCAGTGGAAACGCACAACAACCCGACCCATACCGTGAAGAATTTGCCTGCTATGGAAACTAGGcttaagggagtccagccctacggaggaagctcatttcggccgcttgtatccgggatctgtcctttcggtcatgacccaaagctcatgaccataggtgagggtggggacgaagattgactggtaaatcgagagcttcgcctttcggctcagcctcttcttcaccacaacggaccgatacaacgactgcatcactgcagccactgcaccgatccgcctgtcaatctcacctccatccccctcactcactcgtgaacaagaccctgAGATACATGAACTTGGGCCAAGGTCTCTCTACCTGCTTgaagagggcagaccaccttcatATGGTCCAGGACCATGGAATTGGATTTGAAGGcactgatcctcatccccattgtttcacactcggctgcaaaccccCACAGtacatgatggtccaggttccattAAGCCAACGGACAACATCATCATGCAAAAACAGAgacctgtggtccccaaaccagacctcctccagcccctggctgcacccagaaattctgtccatgaagattatgaacagaaccggtgacaaagttccgccctgctggagtccagcatgcaccgggaacaggtccgacttactgccagcaatgcggaccagactcctgctctggtcctacagagaccggacggcacTGAACACGGGGCCCCGGACTCAATATTCCTAAAGCCCCCCCACAACACACCACGAGGGATGCAGTTGAACGCCTTCACCAAATTCACAAAActcatgtggactggttgggtgaactcccaTGAGCCCTTGAGCCCGCTATGGAGGGTAGAGCTAGTTCAGtgttccaggaccaggacaaaaaccgcattgttcctcctggatccgaggttcgactatcggtcggatcctcctctccagtaccctggaacagactttcccagggagggtgaggagtgtgatccccctactgttggagcacaccctccggtccccctttttgaagagggggaccaccaccccggtctgccagtccagaggcaccgtccccggcCCCCATGCGATGTTACAGAGaagtcaaccaagacagtccctgcacatccgaGACTTAAGgcactcagggcgaatctcgtccaccccccggtgccttgccaccgaggagcttaccgaccaccttggtggacgagtccacctctgagacctcagcctctgcctcctccacagAACACATGGCAGTGGAATTCAGGAGGTTCTTAAactatttcaaacattttttactttttaccaAAGAACAGAGTTcagatgaaaaacactgaaaacacactgagaaagATAACACAACTGAAATGGTTTTGTCATcggtttttgtctttctgtgtgtttgtgtgtgtgtgtggtgtgggtgtgtgtgtgtgtgtgtgtgtgtgtgtgtgttgttggagCAGTGAAATACGACCTGAATGATGTCAGGAAACGCCCAAACTGAACAGGATGAACAACGTGGCAACGGTCTTTGTCTTCTTCACCGTCCTCATCAACATCTTCATCACAGCTCTTGGCTTCGAGGGTCACTCtatcagtaacacacacacacacacacacaccacacaccacacacacacaccacacacacaccacacacacacgcacccatGTCTTTTCTCCTCAGATCTGCGTCCCATCCAGTGTCCATGCCAGAGCCTCACTTGTCCATCATGCCTGAAGACTTTAATGCCACTGGACTCACATAGGAGGTCAGAGGACTTTACCTCAACCCGGACCACTCAGAACCACCCAGGACCCCCCAGAACCATCCAGACCCCTCAGAACCATCCAGGACCTGGATCCTGGTCCCTCCCAGCTGTTGCGTGGCTCCTTCCTGTCCCGGTCTGTTGCAGGGACGGTTGGTGAAGTGTCTCTCAGCTGGATCTTCAGCTGTGGACCCTGGTGGAGGGGATTTCCTGTCATGTACCTGGAGTTTGACTTTGTGCTAATCGTCTCCTGTATTGcttttttaagtttattaaaCTGAATTTGTCCAGCTCCTGTCTGTGTAGAGCTCAGTCTGACGAGGACCGTGCTGGAGGACACGGAGCTGTGTTTCAGGAAGGTTCCCGTCCTGGTTCTCAGCTGGTCCCTGACTCCTGTGTGTGCAGACTCAGACTGagtgctggtctctggtctggttgGTGGATCAGGCCTCCTCtctgttagccgttagcaggtCTATGTAATGGGGTGTGTGGAGCTGAAGGTCCAATCTCTTCcatataaaacatataaaacaaatGTGCCATAGTATAAATATAACATCAAAACATTCAGATGCATTAGAAATTCTTTACCACTGGAGGCAGCTCTGACTTACTTTAACAGCATGATCATGTCCAGATTTTATACTGCATAACCTGCTGGTCCCAGGCCAGTAAAACCACCCTGAGGCTGCTGGAATCACTGCACAAACAATCACTCAAAATTCTAGACAAGAAGCCACGCCAATACCACCACTGCACAATccttcaaaaatacaaaacgtTAAACTTCAACAACATCAGAAATATGCCTCAATAGAATgacacaaaatattaaataattctGCACCCGCACCTCTTCAGAACTTTATCAAGTACACCTCGCAGTAACATCGCGATCCACACGAGCTTCTACCACTGGGCAATGTCATATACCAAAACTTAAAATAACATTTGCCCAGTCAGCCTTCTCTACAAAGCTATTCAGGACTGGAATGACCGGCCAACTGCTCTGAAAACTCAGATTATCTGACCTTCTCCACAGAACTTAAACAGTGGCTGGGGAATAACAACACTGCCACACACACCAGGTTATTAAGATCTAAGCTATGAGCCCAGCACGTTTGAACAGAGCTGATGGTGTAAATGCAATATTATGAGTGTTCTAACTTTTATTGTGACATTGTAAATGATATGTGTTGTAAATAGAACATGATTTGATTGTGTGTCTGGGTTGTGATGAGATTGTGTTGACAAATGTTGATGTGTGAGTGTTAGGTACTGAGAGAGTGAATTTTTAGCTGCTCGTATTGATGTAATGTAAGTAAATTTTATCCTTCTAACCAGGGTGCAGATGGAAACTAGCTGTGTAGCTATACTGGTGCAGAACATCTCTGTCTTGAACTTAATGTCTCTGTACGTTGTCCCTTCAAATAaagactaaactaaactaaactaaacttcCGGTGACCCATGACCCCCCGAGAAGAGGGCGGAGCCTTGAGGGGTCTGGGCTCAGAGGGGGGGTCGCTGTGAGCTCCTGGAAGCTCATCATGAGTGTATGAATGGAGTTCCTCTGTGAAAGCTGAAGCTGTAGACTGTAGCGGTCCTCTCTACTGCCTCAGAATTCTGTTTTTTGACAAAAGCTCAGCAGCACGTTGGATgtaaactttattttatttcccctGATTTAAAACTCTTTGGTTTCCCCGTGGTGCTACATGGAAGCATCCTGACACGGatcacagctgcagcacaaaaaGCAAAGTTCAGAAGACAAGAGCATTGTGGAAGAAAGCCAGAATGAGGCAGAAGGAAGCAGTTTCCTCAGAACACAGGCTGGAGGGGAGAAACAACCCGGGCCCCAAAGCAGCCGGCCAGAGGGTCGACTGCACCCATCTATTGATCCAATGAGAGCACTCCTCTGGTTCAGCATGTAGCATTACATCAGAGCCGAACTGAGAAAACAACGAGCTGCAGAACATTCCTCTGGAAGCTGCCGTGCAGAGCGACCGGCAGAGCGACCGCAGAGCGAGCACAGAGCAGCCGGCAGAGCGCCGTCAGAGCGCTGGCAGAGCGACCGGGCAGAGCGACCGCAAGCGAGCCGCAGAGCGGCCGGCAGAGCGGCCGGCAGAGCGGCCGGCAGACGGCCGTCAGAGCGGCCGGCAGAGC
The DNA window shown above is from Salarias fasciatus chromosome 20, fSalaFa1.1, whole genome shotgun sequence and carries:
- the LOC115408659 gene encoding ninjurin-1-like — encoded protein: MERDRLNAESIALKKAGDPEAADGKVIRPLNINHYATKKSAAQSMLDVALLMANSSQLKTVLYVGPRYRFYIPLIVLLSLSICLQVAVGLLLVFIAVKYDLNDVRKRPN